One genomic segment of Halobacillus ihumii includes these proteins:
- a CDS encoding site-specific integrase: protein MEYVQPIRSKDKIEEVKAVLKRISYRDYLMFVTGINTGLRVSDLLSLQVKHVRDTTHVKIKEKKTDKTKRFKLNSVTIEILNEYIRGLDDETYLFKSKRTNKPISRVQAYRILNGAAKKAGLKEIGTHTMRKTFGYHHYQQFKDVALLQQLFNHSAPSITLRYIGVNQDLMDATIDKFAL, encoded by the coding sequence ATGGAGTACGTACAACCCATTAGAAGTAAAGATAAAATTGAAGAGGTAAAAGCAGTCTTAAAAAGAATCTCATACAGGGATTATTTAATGTTTGTGACTGGGATTAATACAGGCTTAAGAGTGTCAGACTTATTGAGCTTACAAGTAAAGCATGTAAGGGATACAACACATGTAAAAATCAAAGAGAAAAAGACAGACAAAACTAAACGCTTTAAATTAAATTCAGTAACCATAGAGATTTTAAATGAGTATATTAGAGGTTTAGATGATGAAACTTATCTGTTTAAATCAAAGAGGACAAATAAACCAATCTCCAGAGTACAAGCATATAGAATTTTAAATGGTGCTGCTAAGAAAGCAGGACTAAAAGAAATAGGAACCCATACCATGAGAAAAACGTTTGGATACCACCATTATCAGCAATTTAAAGACGTTGCTTTATTACAACAGCTATTTAACCATAGTGCTCCATCAATAACATTAAGATACATTGGAGTTAATCAAGATTTAATGGATGCCACAATAGATAAATTTGCTTTGTAA